One Aspergillus oryzae RIB40 DNA, chromosome 2 genomic window carries:
- a CDS encoding SET domain protein (N-methyltransferase), with protein MPVNFPPLLTCPAYMASCLTRYRPNNDSSLEHYTALLDWMVSKGGQLHESVEIAKDERRGVHLQVKNDWKDGVPSNTHIIKTPLTSTMSYFNVIGYSFNTDDGSFISFPEHGVHFPRGFAEAVGQEESSIFFLMGQYLQGKEGFWYPYIRTLPQPGALTTPLYYEGDDLEWLEGTSLSPARQQKANLLKEKYGTVYTELCKAGFDGAEKYTWDLYLWASTIFVSRAFSAKVLSGVIPDTQLPEENVSVLLPFIDILNHRPLAKVEWRAGKGNVAFLVLEDVAAGQEISNNYGPRNNEQLMMNYGFCLPNNPCDYRIVSLRAPPGSPLQMARSQQLQMFPGLAKETDDPYYVFNVFYPLLAPDTPMEHSIFSPALFDAVSILAANNRELETLEVTEQSIRIPDTYGNSRTTLAALSQIIIELITHIVKLRSSAADLQNPGNLKQTHAKIYRDSQIMLSETALVIAAWTLNRARQHNFGGSWEETKQLLGSHMVRVPPGKFPEEIRSRIQVRILERQSVLANNGELFVLDDLPEILPVEMQQPCKACLQGVTQNAGRAIPMLRGSLETSPFAFPMFLCFIRAAHTAGESNSETVSLSSRLSKWARCLLENYPAPPEDVLWALEDEDDEQLLDMFDNVLEGMKTRNGAIFSDLEKFTGEWQGDNWWLSPNWLRWAWMITEQESVQVPEEPLALLAAEQPGQGQVMLSTAPCLYIPQ; from the exons ATGCCTGTCAATTTCCCGCCACTATTGACCTGCCCGGCTTACATGGCATCGTGTCTGACTCGGTATAGGCCCAACAATGACAGCAGTTTGGAACATTATACCGCACTGTTGGATTGGATGGTCAGCAAGGGTGGTCAGCTTCACGAAAGCGTTGAAATAGCCAAGGATGAACGGCGCGGCGTGCATCTCCAGGTTAAGAATGACTGGAAAGATGGTGTTCCCAGTAATACCCATATCATCAAAACGCCTCTGACTTCCACAATGTCGTATTTCAATGTTATCGGCTACAGTTTCAACACAGATGATGGAAgtttcatttctttccctgaGCACGGAGTCCATTTCCCTCGCGGATTTGCGGAAGCGGTGGGACAGGAAGAATCATCAATCTTTTTTTTGATGGGGCAGTACCTCCAGGGAAAGGAGGGTTTCTGGTACCCGTATATCAGGACGCTTCCTCAGCCTGGTGCTTTGACCACTCCTCTCTACTATGAAGGAGATGACCTGGAATGGCTGGAAGGCACAAGTCTATCCCCAGCGAGACAACAGAAAGCCAATTTACTAAAGGAGAAGTATGGAACTGTATACACTGAGCTCTGTAAGGCTGGGTTCGATGGTGCTGAGAAGTACACTTG GGATCTTTATCTTTGGGCGTCGACCATCTTTGTTTCGCGGGCGTTCTCCGCTAAAGTGCTCTCTGGTGTGATTCCCGATACACAGCTCCCTGAGGAAAACGTTTCTGTGCTCCTACCCTTCATTGACATTCTAAATCATCGTCCACTTGCAAAGGTAGAGTGGCGCGCTGGCAAGGGGAATGTTGCATTTTTAGTCCTGGAAGACGTCGCCGCCGGTCAGGAGATTTCAAACAATTACGGGCCCCGAAATAATGAGCAGT TAATGATGAATTATGGCTTTTGCCTTCCGAATAATCCTTGTGACTATCGTATTGTCAGCTTACGAGCACCACCTGGCAGTCCACTTCAGATGGCAAGATCTCAGCAGCTACAGATGTTCCCGGGACTGGCTAAAGAGACGGATGATCCGTACTACGTTTTTAATGTCTTTtaccctcttcttgctcctgaTACGCCGATGGAGCATTCGATCTTCTCCCCGGCACTTTTCGACGCTGTCTCGATATTGGCAGCTAACAATAGGGAATTGGAGACTCTTGAAGTCACGGAGCAAAGCATCCGAATCCCAGACACTTACGGGAACTCGCGAACCACTCTTGCCGCCCTCAGCCAGATCATCATCGAGTTGATCACACATATTGTAAAGTTAAGATCTTCAGCGGCCGACCTACAGAACCCTGGTAATCTCAAGCAGACCCATGCAAAAATCTATCGCGACAGTCAAATCATGCTGTCCGAAACGGCTTTGGTCATTGCAGCATGGACTCTAAACCGGGCGCGACAGCACAACTTTGGAGGAAGCTGGGAGGAGACAAAACAGCTTCTCGGTTCCCATATGGTCCGTGTGCCTCCAGGAAAGTTCCCAGAGGAAATACGGTCTCGGATACAGGTGCGCATTCTCGAGCGCCAGTCAGTTCTTGCAAACAATGGAGAGCTATTTGTGTTGGATGACTTGCCCGAAATACTTCCCGTTGAGATGCAACAACCCTGCAAAGCGTGCTTACAGGGCGTCACTCAGAACGCTGGAAGGGCTATCCCGATGCTGAGGGGAAGCCTTGAAACATCCCCCTTTGCCTTCCCGATGTTCCTCTGCTTTATCAGAGCGGCTCACACCGCTGGAGAATCTAACAGTGAGACAGTTTCTCTTTCATCTCGACTCAGTAAATGGGCCAGATGCCTTCTCGAGAACTACCCAGCTCCTCCTGAAGATGTACTATGGGCGctcgaagatgaggatgatgagcagTTGCTGGACATGTTTGATAACGTGCTTGAGGGAATGAAAACACGGAACGGTGctatcttctccgacttggAGAAATTCACAGGAGAATGGCAGGGAGATAACTGGTGGCTTTCTCCTAACTGGCTCCGATGGGCATGGATGATTACGGAGCAAGAAAGCGTGCAGGTACCAGAG
- a CDS encoding SAPS family protein (SAP family cell cycle dependent phosphatase-associated protein) gives MFWRFGGYASISSIDTLLDKPDVSLEELLDESELIQELKQHNTKLIEYLRDDNVLKRLMDHVTAPSLVNDDDDEDDVNDTNGNKDTTTEEEKRGDPLKDILDPEDLERAEKERLKRAYVACEILSAEVWSILDSIMLNPDHLRDFWGFLRRSPPLDSLQASYFTKVNETLFDRKTSEMLDFLKSLEGIIPAILQHIDNPMVMDLLLKIISLEKVEGGQGIVDWLKTQDLIPKLLSFLSSDWPASVQTSAGDFLKAIITISANATQNDQTCIGPNSLTRQLVSKPCVESLIKAMLQGGNPLTVGVGIVIEVIRKNNSDYDPDTINSPDSLPTTYDPIYLGNLLRIFAKHIPDFMKLIQSSKHTVKDGEKLKSVDRGKLSSAWGAKIEPLGFDRFKTCELMAELLHCSNMALLNQPGSEEYVQQRDAEREKLLREGAFNANREETSAFDGNDSTVDFVNGSMVGYGSPEDSRVFEVANTGEDGFEDVSSSGVLADKEKDTAESKDTSGQEVQSQRIPSSELQGSAPAEEQGSGVPVHKDEDQKDATNDETMQTHPPSSDPMSPTALGITDRVREVTLDTNQTANDNRSSTDAAPRESPVALEDNQEQETTPTSSVSESVPPPLFASKQQNQQPGSQNPETAGKARDASSPTNSAAEVQTTEGEPRKQLHPDIQLDPNGQPVVGDYLKLMFVENRVVPTILGFFFRFPWNNFLHNVVYDVIQQVFNGPMERGYNRVLAVDVFETGRITQEIVEGQKRSDETQRTKQIRLGYMGHLTLIAEEVVKFSERHPPELLSPTVMENVLNPEWIDYVEQTLSETRERDNAILGGVRPDMSIGHRQGMLNSGQSMTGSSALADAGLNGATGGSTFQGFDMMSQGSVSGGAFGLSGGGSSLLSGFASSSDDEDEDMEDQDDRNLADQSAEGGSENTSTNSTSQPIPILPPPPAPLSLGPSRARRQLAARLAAQKQQAAEGTEENGGEEKAQTNAHESSQWPANPFVVAGVDDDGDGGGSPSNAFPSTDFPSANKDEPFSSPTFPDSGFSPPDSFSTNSSEDDVDGRSEGLRRKERIPLEVDDDDDDDMGEMVGPSGGTDMMDSDEEDEAIMNESLGYPDLGPGRYKSFQRSRFGVSPFGDDDQNDSSDGEDDGLVEILVPGKKS, from the exons ATGTTTTGGCGCTTTGGTGGATATGCAAGTATCTCCTCAATTGATACCCTTCTTGACAAGCCTGATGTCAGCCTTGAAGAGTTACTGGATGAGTCGGAGCTGATTCAGGAGCTTAAACAACATAATACGAAGCTCATAGAGTATTTACGAGATGATAATGTCTTGAAACGCCTTATGGACCATGTTACCGCCCCTAGCCTAGtgaacgatgatgatgatgaggatgatgtcaatGACACTAATGGGAATAAGGATACTACCacggaggaagaaaagcgggGAGATCCGTTGAAGGATATCTTGGATCCTGAAGACTTAGAAAGAGCAGAGAAGGAACGGCTCAAGCGTGCATACGTCGCTTGCGAGATTCTCTCCGCTGAAGTATGGTCGATATTGGACTCTATCATGCTGAACCCTGATCATCTCCGAGACTTCTGGGGTTTTCTGCGAAGATCGCCGCCTCTAGACTCTCTTCAAGCGAGCTATTTCACTAAAGTGAATGAGACACTCTTTGACAGGAAAACTAGCGAGATGCTGGATTTCCTCAAATCTCTGGAAGGAATTATCCCAGCGATCCTGCAGCACATTGATAACCCTATGGTCATGGACCTTTTGCTTAAGATCATCAGTCTCGAGAAGGTAGAAGGTGGCCAAGGTATCGTCGAC TGGCTCAAAACACAAGACCTGATACCTAAgcttctttcattcttatcTTCGGATTGGCCAGCCTCGGTTCAAACTTCGGCCGGCGATTTTCTCAAAGCTATAATCACTATATCCGCGAACGCAACGCAGAATGATCAGACCTGCATTGGCCCTAACAGTTTGACGCGTCAGTTGGTTTCCAAACCTTGTGTGGAAAGCCTCATCAAGGCTATGCTACAGGGTGGCAACCCTTTAACTGTGGGCGTGGGTATTGTCATTGAGGTCATCCGCAAGAATAACTCTGACTATGATCCGGACACTATCAATAGCCCTGACTCGCTACCCACCACATACGACCCTATCTATCTCGGTAACCTCCTTCGAATCTTCGCTAAGCACATCCCCGACTTTATGAAGTTGATTCAAAGTTCGAAGCACACTGTTAAGGATGGTGAGAAACTTAAGAGCGTAGATAGGGGCAAATTAAGTTCAGCTTGGGGGGCGAAGATCGAACCATTAGGTTTCGACCGATTTAAGACTTGCGAACTGATGGCTGAGCTGCTACACTGCAGTAACATGGCTCTCTTGAACCAACCCGGGAGCGAGGAGTATGTACAACAGCGGGATGCTGAACGCGAAAAGTTATTACGAGAGGGCGCTTTCAACGCAAACAGAGAAGAGACCTCCGCTTTCGATGGTAATGACTCTACGGTGGATTTTGTCAATGGGTCAATGGTTGGGTATGGCTCTCCCGAGGACTCTAGAGTTTTTGAGGTCGCGAATACAGGTGAGGATGGATTCGAAGATGTTAGCTCATCGGGTGTCCTTGCCGATAAGGAGAAAGATACTGCTGAATCCAAGGACACCTCTGGCCAAGAAGTGCAATCCCAGCGCATACCCTCGTCAGAACTACAGGGCTCTGCACCAGCAGAGGAACAAGGGTCCGGTGTGCCAGTAcacaaagatgaagaccagAAAGATGCAACAAACGATGAGACCATGCAAAcgcatcctccttcttcagacCCAATGTCTCCTACTGCATTGGGAATAACTGATCGGGTCAGAGAGGTGACACTCGACACTAATCAAACCGCGAACGATAACAGATCATCTACAGACGCAGCACCTAGGGAGTCTCCGGTTGCTTTGGAAGATAATCAAGAACAGGAAACTactccaacttcttccgTGTCGGAGTCTGTTCCACctcctctctttgcttccaAACAACAGAATCAGCAACCAGGCTCACAGAACCCTGAAACTGCTGGAAAGGCCCGTGATGCTTCAAGCCCCACTAACTCTGCTGCAGAGGTACAAACAACTGAGGGTGAACCACGAAAACAGTTGCACCCAGACATTCAACTTGACCCCAACGGTCAGCCTGTTGTAGGGGATTATCTCAAGCTGATGTTTGTGGAGAATCGAGTTGTACCTACTATTTTG ggcttcttcttccgattCCCGTGGAACAACTTCCTTCACAATGTTGTATACGACGTTATACAGCAAGTGTTTAATGGACCCATGGAACGTGGTTATAACCGCGTCTTGGCGGTTGACGTCTTCGAAACTGGGCGGATAACCCAGGAGATTGTAGAAGGACAGAAGCGGAGTGATGAAACGCAGCGGACCAAGCAGATCAGACTTGGCTACATGGGCCATTTAACCCTGATCGCAGAGGAGGTTGTCAAGTTCAGCGAGCGACACCCACCTGAATTGCTTTCTCCAACTGTTATGGAGAACGTCTTAAACCCAGAGTGGATAGACTATGTCGAGCAAACGCTTTCGGAGACTAGAGAGCGCGATAATGCCATTCTTGGTGGGGTACGCCCGGACATGTCCATTGGACACCGCCAGGGCATGCTTAACTCGGGTCAAAGCATGACTGGCTCATCGGCTCTTGCAGATGCTGGGTTAAACGGGGCGACTGGAGGATCTACTTTCCAGGGCTTTGACATGATGAGTCAAGGAAGTGTCTCTGGCGGGGCTTTCGGTCTCAGCGGTGGAGGCAGTTCTCTCCTAAGCGGGTTTGCCAGCTCAAgtgacgacgaggatgaagacatggaagatCAGGATGACAGAAACCTCGCTGATCAATCTGCCGAAGGCGGTTCTGAAAAT ACATCTACTAATTCCACAAGTCAACCTATTCCGATTCtgcctcctcctccggcTCCTCTTAGTCTCGGCCCCTCTCGCGCACGGCGGCAGCTAGCTGCGCGACTCGCCGCTCAAAAGCAGCAGGCGGCTGAAGGCACTGAGGAGAATGGCGGCGAAGAGAAGGCGCAAACGAACGCACACGAGAGTTCCCAGTGGCCTGCCAATCCGTTTGTAGTTGCTGGTGtagatgacgatggcgacGGTGGGGGCTCCCCTTCCAATGCCTTTCCCTCAACAGATTTTCCGTCAGCGAACAAGGACGAGCCTTTCTCGTCACCTACATTCCCCGATTCAGGATTCAGTCCGCCTGACTCTTTCTCAACCAATTCATCAGAGGACGACGTCGACGGCAGAAGTGAGGGTTTGAGACGCAAAGAACGTATCCCTCTCGAGGtagacgatgatgatgatgacgacatGGGCGAAATGGTGGGTCCATCTGGCGGGACCGACATGATGGActcggacgaagaagacgaagctaTTATGAACGAATCCTTAGGCTACCCGGATCTTGGACCTGGACGATATAAGAGCTTCCAACGATCTCGCTTTGGGGTCTCCCCTTTTGGTGATGACGATCAGAATGACAgcagtgatggtgaagacgatggacTGGTGGAAATCCTAGTTCCAGGGAAGAAGTCTTGA
- a CDS encoding putative SNF7 family protein (Cta1) (protein involved in vacuolar protein sorting), with amino-acid sequence MNRLFGAKSNAPKPTLDGAIANVDNRVASIDVKLAALNSELSTYQTKISKMRDGPGKNALRQKALKVLQRRKQYEAQREQLSQQSWNMEQAGMMQDNLKNVMTTVDAMKTTTKTLKKQYGKIDIDQIERMQDEMADLMDIGNEIQESISRAYDVPEDVDEAELDAELEALGEETMFENSMGESAMPSFLQDEVAPPQFIDEPPEQTKVKEPASGLG; translated from the exons ATGAATCGCCTTTTTGGAGCTAAGAGTAATGCTCCCAAACCCACCCTTGACGGCGCTATCGCAAAT GTGGACAATCGTGTTGCAAGCATAGACGTGAAACTGGCAGCTCTCAACTCAGAACTGTCTACCTATCAAACAAAAATCTCCAAGATGCGCGACGGACCAGGCAAAAATGCCCTCCGGCAAAAGGCGCTTAAGGTGCTGCAGCGACGGAAGCAATACGAAGCCCAACGGGAGCAGCTGTCCCAGCAATCATGGAATATGGAACAGGCTGGGATGATGCAGGACAACTTGAAGAATGTGATGACAACTGTGGACGCTATGAAGACGACTACCAAGACCCTTAAGAAGCAATACGGCAAGATCGATATAGACCAGATTGAGCGGATGCAGGATGAGATGGCCGACTTGATGGACATCGGGAACGAGATCCAGGAAAGTATATCGCGTGCATATGATGTTCCTGAGGACGTGGATGAAGCGGAGCTCGATGCGGAATTGGAGGCGCTGGGAGAAGAGACAATGTTTGAGAACTCCATGGGTGAAAGCGCAATGCCTAGTTTCCTCCAGGATGAGGTGGCACCACCCCAGTTCATTGATGAGCCCCCAGAGCAAACCAAGGTCAAGGAACCTGCCAGTGGTCTAGGATAA
- a CDS encoding NRAMP family metal ion transporter (Mn2+ and Fe2+ transporters of the NRAMP family), translated as MNCPSRTDDTLEHPGWNQNPSDLNADVTTRNDFNGIANSKVHRKHASGVGAAMGEGIATVEPQLHGRDRNDTESEKKMPGEVVSAASGYQTPERNSRSPRRSLKTSITAPFSHMVQSIVKFARFVGPGFLIAVAYIDPGNYATDVAAGAEYRYALLFIVLVSNLFAIFLQSLCIKLGTVTGLNLAENCREHLPRWLVYILYFLSEAAIVATDIAEVVGSAIALNLLLKIPLVAGCAITLADVLFILIFYKPDGSMLGLRLFEFFVMGLVLGVVVCFCIQLSLIRDQSVGDVFRGYLPSSAIVESTGLYQSCGILGATVMPHSMFLGSGVVQSRLKEFDVTEGYVDPSVCLGSTNGEVEYRPSLHAIRGCLKYSIVELALSLFTFALFVNSSILIVAGAALYGNPDVGEADLWGIHDLLSTSIAPAAGLIFGLALLLSGISAGIVCTMAGQMVSEGMLNWSIRPWLRRLITRSVSIIPSIVVAGAVGRKGLDKTLTASQVVLSVILPFVSAPLVYFTCRNRYMTVPSDRVMHGEDQTQTEGVKMKNNLITTVIAIVIWLIIAVMNVALLVLVGLGKA; from the exons ATGAACTGCCCCTCGCGAACCGATGACACTTTGGAGCATCCGGGTTGGAACCAAAATCCATCCGACTTGAATGCAGACGTAACCACTCGCAACGACTTCAACGGTATTGCCAATTCCAAAGTGCATAGGAAACATGCTTCTGGTGTGGGAGCAGCAATGGGGGAAGGCATCGCGACTGTAGAGCCTCAACTACATGGTCGGGATCGAAACGATACCGAgtccgagaagaagatgcctGGCGAAGTGGTCTCTGCAGCCTCTGGGTATCAAACACCCGAGAGGAACAGTAGATCACCTCGCCGCTCTCTTAAAACTTCTATCACAGCACCCTTTTCTCATATGGTGCAGAGTATCGTGAAATTCGCTCGCTTTGTGGGCCCCGGATTCTTGATCGCCGTAGCTTACATTGACCCGGGAAATTATGCGACTGATGTCGCTGCCGGTGCAGAATATCGATATGCTCTCTTGTTCATCGTTCTTGTCTCCAATCTCTTTGCCATATTCCTGCAATCGTTATGCATCAAGCTTGGTACGGTAACTGGGTTGAATCTGGCAGAGAACTGCAGAGAGCACCTTCCTCGATGGCTGGTATATATCCTCTACTTTCTTTCGGAGGCAGCCATTGTTGCAACGGATATTGCAGAG GTCGTTGGGTCTGCAATTGCACTCAACCTACTTTTGAAGATCCCCCTGGTGGCTGGATGTGCGATCACACTTGCTGATGTGcttttcattctcatcttctaCAAACCTGATGGCAGTATGCTGGGTTTACGTTTGTTTGAATTCTTCGTCATGGGTTTGGTGTTAGGAGTCGTTGTTTGCTTCTGCATACAGCTCTCACTCATCAGGGACCAGTCAGTCGGGGATGTATTCAGGGGTTACTTGCCATCGTCTGCTATAGTAGAGTCTACAGG TTTATATCAAAGCTGTGGAATCCTCGGTGCTACAGTTATGCCTCATTCGATGTTTCTCGGCAGTGGTGTTGTCCAGTCGCGCCTGAAAGAGTTTGATGTAACTGAAGGCTACGTCGACCCGTCCGTTTGTTTAGGAAGCACCAACGGGGAGGTTGAATATAGACCTTCTCTTCATGCTATCCGAGGATGCTTAAAGTATTCCATCGTAGAACTTGCGTTGTCGCTTTTCACATTTGCTCTTTTCGTGAACAGTTCTATCTTGATCGTCGCAGGCGCTGCGCTATATGGAAACCCGGATGTTGGCGAGGCTGATCTCTGGGGTATCCACGATTTGCTTTCTACTTCTATTGCTCCAGCTGCTGGCCTCATTTTTGGACTGGCCCTGCTTCTCTCTGGAATATCAGCCGGGATTGTGTGCACGATGGCAGGACAGATGGTGAGTGAGGGTATGTTGAATTGGAGCATTAGACCTTGGCTCCGCAGATTGATCACTCGGTCTGTCAGCATAATACCCAGTATCGTCGTTGCAGGTGCCGTTGGCAGGAAAGGTCTAGATAAGACCCTTACTGCTAGTCAAGTGGTGTTGAGTGTGATTCTCCCCTTTGTGAGCGCCCCTTTGGTCTACTTTACCTGCCGCAACCGATATATGACCGTCCCATCCGATCGAGTTATGCACGGTGAAGACCAGACCCAAACCGAAGGggtgaaaatgaaaaacaaTCTCATTACCACTGTAATTGCAATCGTGATATGGTTGATTATTGCTGTCATGAATGTGGCTTTGCTTGTCTTAGTTGGTCTCGGCAAAGCCTAA
- a CDS encoding uncharacterized protein (predicted protein), translating into MAPNMQGPNIFDDASRVPTKPSVFRGILSSKAHKRNPSADDAASCRSPYQSQPPRSTFWSPVDQAYAALDQQPLTEIAPNRDAAEYGLPRQRSPGKQEKNTLHKKTKSAVSLKSLRSYMERKDNRSESPENESEDLKPKKAKSANSLSAILKRSQRGRKAESSKNSRDKENRSPTDLVDSMPSPIWNQYATGSYYDQIPAPPSPSNRRTFQEEVSLYTPKGYGPAQQRNFWDYHEPSLTNRADPKPRPKSEFLSGNRKVRELFGTLQNMSSEKLSPSDPSEPSSPSKRRRRPRALSKPESRQSAEPQPEQSPKKVSRVQAAISAFNAKEREAELQRRLNSKDLESEFEKLLDARNIPHNMREKMRSLDTNIKADFIQKDKAEGAHSAGTSVHTNDSTGRRGRGKEQKEDQHNNDSKGSRPRSRSRGFSFSKGSSPTKKRPESGSSHRRPKSADFSQPGLSKLLTPSTSTTSLSATACQDTAADPSDFVHYLREIQKPEMMEVGKIHKLRLLLRNETISWVDTFIADGGMDEIIQLLYRIMKVEWREEHEDNLLHEALLCLKALCTTSVALQRLTAVEGEIFPALLKMLFDEEKKGPSEYTTRSIIINLLFTQLSTASSAEDARSRASRILSYLRDPSPPEENQPLSFIANIYQSRPYRVWCKEVTNVTKEVFWIFLHHLNVIPIVKSEKPGLETYRERHFPAPRPPVPAAPYVGGVEWDATNYLAAHLDLLNGLVASLPSAEERNKLRAELRASGFEKVMGGNLRTCKEKFYASVHDCLRTWVAAAVEDGWPYTAVREGPPRPEAGSPAKSPIKAAGGSPKKGLLGEKPPRLELALDVPANNRVSPKSEGLGNWL; encoded by the exons ATGGCTCCCAACATGCAAGGTCCCAATATTTTCGACGATGCTAGCCGTGTCCCGACCAAACCATCCGTCTTCCGAGGAATTTTGTCTTCCAAAGCTCACAAGAGGAACCCCTCCGCAGACGATGCCGCCTCTTGCAGGTCTCCCTACCAAAGCCAGCCCCCTCGCAGTACGTTCTGGTCTCCAGTGGATCAGGCCTATGCCGCCCTAGACCAACAGCCATTGACCGAAATTGCCCCGAATCGAGACGCCGCAGAGTATGGCTTGCCTCGGCAGAGGTCGCCTGGTAagcaggaaaagaatacGCTGCacaagaagacgaaaagcGCTGTATCCCTGAAGTCTCTAAGGAGCTACATGGAGCGCAAAGACAACCGATCAGAGTCTCCCGAGAACGAGTCCGAAGATTTGAAACCTAAGAAGGCTAAATCAGCCAACAGTCTCTCAGCAATCTTGAAGCGGTCTCAGCGCGGGAGAAAGGCTGAGAGCTCGAAGAATAGtcgggataaagaaaatCGGAGCCCGACGGATCTAGTCGACAGCATGCCATCACCTATATGGAACCAATACGCGACTGGGTCATACTATGACCAGATTCCAGCACCGccctccccctccaaccGTAGAACCTTCCAAGAAGAGGTCTCACTTTACACCCCTAAAGGGTATGGACCTGCCCAGCAGCGTAATTTTTGGGACTACCATGAACCCTCTCTCACGAACCGCGCCGACCCCAAGCCTCGTCCGAAATCAGAGTTCCTCTCTGGCAATCGCAAGGTACGGGAGCTGTTTGGAACACTGCAGAATATGTCCTCAGAGAAGCTTTCGCCCTCTGACCCATCAGaaccctcctctccctctaAACGAAGGAGACGGCCTCGGGCACTATCCAAGCCTGAGTCGCGCCAAAGTGCTGAACCGCAGCCAGAACAAAGCCCAAAAAAGGTCTCGCGTGTTCAGGCAGCCATATCCGCCTTCAATGCGAAAGAACGAGAAGCGGAACTGCAGAGACGCTTGAACTCGAAGGACCTCGAGAGTGAATTCGAGAAGCTTCTG GACGCAAGAAACATTCCTCATAATATGAGGGAAAAGATGAGATCCTTGGACACTAATATCAAAGCGGACTTCATTCAAAAGGACAAAGCAGAGGGCGCCCATAGTGCCGGTACAAGTGTGCATACCAATGACAGCACAGGCCGCCGGGGCCGGGGAAAGGAGCAGAAAGAAGACCAACATAATAATGACAGTAAAGGGTCACGGCCGCGATCCAGAAGTCGCGGGTTCAGCTTTTCCAAGGGCTCATCTCCCACAAAGAAGCGGCCGGAGAGCGGAAGCTCCCATCGACGTCCAAAATCTGCTGATTTTTCACAGCCAGGGCTCTCAAAGTTATTGACACCGTCAACTTCCACAACATCTCTCTCTGCGACAGCTTGCCAGGACACCGCAGCTGATCCCTCGGACTTTGTTCATTATTTGAGGGAGATCCAGAAGCCGGAGATGATGGAAGTGGGCAAAATCCATAAACTTCGACTTCTCTTGCGGAATGAAACAATCAGCTGGGTCGATACATTTATTGCGGATGGCGGTATGGACGAAATTATACAATTGCTTTACAGGATCATGAAGGTTGAGTGGAG GGAAGAACATGAGGATAATTTGCTCCACGAAGCCTTGCTGTGCTTGAAGGCGCTCTGCACGACTTCCGTTGCATTACAGCGTCTTACAGctgttgaaggagaaatCTTCCCAGCGCTCCTGAAGATGTTGTTtgacgaggaaaagaaaggaccAAGCGAATACACAACGCGGAGTATTATTATCAATCTCCTTTTCACACAACtttcaacagcatcatcagctgaGGATGCCAGATCTCGTGCCAGCCGAATCCTGTCGTACTTGCGAGACCCTTCACCACCTgaagaaaaccaaccccTTTCATTTATTGCAAACATATACCAGTCACGCCCGTACCGTGTCTGGTGTAAAGAGGTTACCAACGTAACTAAAGAAGTCTTCTGGATATTCCTGCATCACTTGAACGTGATACCGATTGTGAAAAGCGAGAAGCCGGGTCTGGAAACTTATCGAGAGAGACATTTCCCAGCTCCTAGGCCTCCGGTACCTGCTGCGCCCTATGTTGGTGGAGTTGAATGGGATGCAACCAATTATCTAGCTGCGCATTTAGATCTTTTGAATGGGCTTGTGGCATCATTGCCGTCAGCGGAGGAGCGCAACAAACTGCGTGCGGAACTCCGAGCTTCTGGATTCGAGAAGGTTATGGGTGGCAACTTGAGAACATGCAAAGAGAAGTTCTATGCCTCCGTCCACGATTGTTTGCGGACAtgggttgctgctgctgtggaaGATGGTTGGCCTTATACCGCTGTCCGCGAAGGTCCACCTCGGCCTGAGGCCGGATCCCCTGCCAAATCACCGATCAAAGCGGCTGGGGGGAGCCCTAAGAAGGGCCTTCTGGGTGAGAAGCCTCCTCGGCTGGAATTGGCTTTGGATGTTCCTGCCAACAATCGGGTGTCTCCGAAGAGCGAAGGCCTAGGAAATTGGCTGTGA